One window of Candidatus Tokpelaia hoelldoblerii genomic DNA carries:
- a CDS encoding ATP synthase protein I (bhsal13470), which produces MAKGKNTAKPVKNTRQKQDVPDHALDIRRLALERKLKSKGRLQEQERQEQAAPSGFAQGLRLSSEFLAAIVVGVVLGLGLDQLAGTKPWGLIFFLFIGFAAGVLNVLRSTGRVAPSEVGKKHKLSEQDEKQDKGL; this is translated from the coding sequence ATGGCTAAGGGGAAAAATACCGCAAAGCCGGTAAAAAATACCCGTCAGAAGCAGGACGTGCCGGATCATGCCCTTGATATACGCCGTCTGGCGCTGGAGAGGAAACTCAAAAGCAAAGGGCGTTTGCAGGAGCAGGAGCGGCAGGAACAGGCGGCGCCATCAGGTTTTGCGCAAGGGCTCAGGCTTTCGAGCGAGTTTTTGGCGGCCATTGTGGTTGGCGTTGTTCTGGGGCTGGGGCTGGATCAACTGGCTGGCACAAAACCCTGGGGATTGATTTTTTTCCTCTTTATCGGGTTTGCCGCCGGTGTGTTGAATGTTCTGCGTTCCACAGGGCGTGTTGCGCCTTCTGAAGTCGGAAAAAAGCATAAACTGTCTGAACAGGACGAAAAACAGGATAAAGGCTTGTAA
- a CDS encoding Cell wall hydrolase (bhsal13480): MVRLLSSRRVASRTSHDFACKRAASYHLPEGRYYEAPLVLKPERRNHALPLLLGLGLSCMAASSLQTQDAISGLVVNSTQIIIHGKSGHVTVVSDRMDTGGQPVQDSFITASLDEERINRPAKTTALQRSGQKSLPLFAMAEEKRSGPYEVAFPIGTGKNHGTVTALALSHKKNADIYKGHTVVAQLVAPQRYAPQPAKVPVPALLASVIAREKADVPALAYAPVEAALGRQTPFDSILREDKPAKRRFIPPIGKEDHAWAAAPLPASAFSAREQKCLAEAVYFEARGESLKGQAAVAQVVLNRVRNPAYPATVCGVVYQNVKWRNRCQFSFACDGKRHRVNEIRQWHTAQDIAKAVSNGQIWQAEVGSSTHYHAVYVKPRWSRTMVKTQKIGQHIFYRTRGGGWI, encoded by the coding sequence GTGGTGCGTTTGTTGTCTTCGCGGCGTGTTGCAAGCCGTACTTCCCATGATTTTGCCTGTAAAAGAGCTGCCAGCTACCATCTGCCGGAAGGGCGCTATTATGAAGCGCCGCTGGTCCTCAAGCCTGAACGCAGAAACCACGCCCTGCCTTTGCTGTTAGGGCTCGGTCTTTCCTGCATGGCCGCTTCTTCCCTGCAGACACAGGATGCTATCTCCGGCCTGGTGGTCAACAGTACGCAGATTATCATCCATGGGAAAAGTGGCCATGTAACCGTTGTCAGCGACAGGATGGATACAGGCGGACAACCAGTGCAGGACAGTTTTATAACCGCTTCACTGGATGAAGAGCGCATAAATCGCCCTGCAAAAACCACGGCTTTGCAGCGATCCGGTCAGAAGAGCTTGCCGTTGTTTGCTATGGCGGAAGAAAAACGCTCTGGGCCCTATGAGGTTGCTTTCCCGATTGGCACCGGTAAAAACCATGGAACTGTGACGGCTCTTGCTCTGAGCCATAAAAAGAATGCGGATATTTACAAAGGGCATACCGTTGTCGCTCAGCTTGTTGCGCCACAACGATATGCGCCACAACCGGCAAAAGTACCGGTGCCGGCATTGCTTGCCTCTGTGATTGCCAGGGAAAAGGCTGATGTGCCAGCCTTGGCCTATGCGCCTGTTGAGGCAGCGCTTGGCAGACAGACACCGTTTGATTCTATCCTGAGGGAAGACAAACCGGCAAAGAGGCGCTTTATTCCGCCGATCGGCAAGGAGGACCATGCCTGGGCGGCGGCGCCGCTGCCGGCTTCGGCTTTTTCCGCCCGGGAACAGAAATGCCTGGCTGAGGCAGTCTATTTCGAGGCGCGCGGCGAATCCCTGAAAGGGCAGGCGGCTGTTGCCCAGGTTGTGCTCAACCGTGTGCGCAATCCCGCCTACCCCGCAACCGTTTGCGGTGTGGTCTATCAGAATGTCAAATGGCGCAACCGCTGCCAGTTTTCCTTTGCGTGTGACGGCAAACGGCACAGGGTGAACGAGATACGCCAGTGGCACACCGCGCAGGATATTGCCAAAGCGGTCAGCAACGGGCAGATCTGGCAGGCGGAAGTCGGCTCATCCACCCATTATCACGCGGTTTATGTGAAACCGCGCTGGTCGCGGACAATGGTGAAAACGCAAAAAATCGGCCAGCATATTTTCTATCGTACCCGTGGGGGCGGCTGGATATAG
- the der gene encoding GTPase Der (bhsal13490), whose amino-acid sequence MALTIAIIGRPNVGKSTLFNRLVGQKLAIVDDMPGVTRDRRVHPAKLQDLRFDVVDTAGLEEAGNETLEGRMRAQTRTAIDEADLILFVLDAKAGMTPVDLAFASLVRKSGKPIVLVANKSESKQATAGFYEAWQLGLGEPCAISAEHGLGMSDLRDAIVAAVGKEKAFEGAEEAEREKVEAATIGDDIDDAEAEEPAYDATKPLRVAIVGRPNAGKSTLINTMLGEERLLTGPEAGITRDSISVEWQWRGRKIKLYDTAGLRRKARVQEKLEKLSVADTLRAIRFAEVVIIMLDATVPFEKQDLQIADLVIREGRAPVIAFNKWDLIADRQETLKELHEKCERLLPQVRGLRAVPLSGERGQGIDKLMENVEMVHRVWNRRVSTGRLNRWLEGVLAHQPPPAVSGRRLKVKYITQIKTRPPGFIMSCSRPDAMPQSYLRYLVNGLRQTFDMPGVPVRLSMRKADNPFAGRTKKR is encoded by the coding sequence ATGGCGCTGACCATTGCCATTATCGGCCGCCCCAATGTGGGCAAATCAACATTGTTCAACCGTCTTGTCGGGCAGAAACTGGCGATTGTCGATGATATGCCGGGCGTGACGCGCGACCGGCGGGTGCATCCGGCGAAGTTGCAGGATTTGCGCTTTGATGTGGTGGATACCGCCGGGCTTGAGGAAGCGGGCAATGAAACGCTGGAAGGGCGCATGCGCGCCCAGACCCGCACGGCAATTGATGAGGCCGACCTTATCCTGTTTGTGCTGGATGCCAAGGCAGGCATGACACCGGTGGATTTGGCCTTTGCCTCACTGGTGCGCAAATCCGGCAAGCCGATTGTGCTTGTCGCCAATAAATCAGAATCAAAACAGGCAACCGCCGGTTTTTATGAAGCCTGGCAGCTAGGGCTGGGTGAACCTTGCGCCATTTCCGCCGAGCACGGGCTTGGCATGTCGGATTTGCGCGATGCCATTGTTGCCGCTGTCGGCAAGGAAAAAGCCTTTGAAGGGGCGGAAGAAGCCGAGCGGGAAAAGGTTGAAGCCGCCACCATTGGCGATGATATTGATGACGCAGAGGCGGAAGAACCGGCTTATGATGCGACAAAGCCGCTGCGGGTGGCGATTGTCGGGCGGCCAAATGCCGGAAAATCAACCCTGATCAATACCATGCTGGGGGAAGAGCGGCTGTTGACCGGCCCTGAAGCAGGGATTACACGCGATTCGATTTCAGTGGAATGGCAATGGCGCGGCCGCAAGATCAAGCTTTATGATACGGCAGGGTTGCGCCGCAAGGCGCGCGTGCAGGAAAAGCTGGAAAAGCTTTCGGTTGCTGATACTTTGCGTGCCATCCGTTTTGCCGAGGTGGTGATTATCATGCTCGACGCCACCGTACCATTTGAAAAACAGGATTTGCAGATTGCCGATCTGGTTATTCGTGAAGGGCGCGCGCCGGTTATCGCTTTCAACAAATGGGATTTGATTGCCGACCGGCAGGAAACGCTGAAAGAGTTGCATGAAAAATGTGAACGTCTGTTGCCGCAGGTGCGGGGGTTGCGCGCCGTGCCGCTTTCCGGCGAGCGCGGGCAGGGCATTGATAAATTGATGGAAAATGTCGAGATGGTGCACCGGGTATGGAACCGGCGGGTGTCCACTGGCCGGCTCAACCGCTGGCTTGAAGGGGTGCTGGCGCATCAGCCGCCGCCGGCGGTTTCCGGCCGCCGCCTCAAGGTCAAATATATCACCCAGATAAAAACCCGCCCGCCCGGTTTTATCATGTCGTGTTCACGTCCTGACGCCATGCCGCAATCCTATCTGCGCTATCTGGTCAATGGCCTGCGCCAGACGTTTGATATGCCGGGGGTGCCGGTGCGCCTTTCCATGCGCAAGGCTGACAACCCTTTTGCCGGCCGGACGAAAAAACGCTGA
- a CDS encoding Hypothetical protein (bhsal13500), which translates to MVEDDNFIREVNEEIRQEKLQKLWRNYGALIIGAAILLVFAASGWAWYNKHMENRDNAAGDAMLAALQLADRGDEAAFAKLTELEKSGIGGYPVLAKMRAAALLATKDDKAGAVAAYDAIAGDKTASQGIRDLAAIRAAYLLVDNGTLADVRERVEALATDVNPMRNLAREALGLAAWKAGALDEATGYFTKNRDDQQPLAANLRERAQMMLDLISVQRGGAQK; encoded by the coding sequence ATGGTGGAAGATGACAATTTTATCCGTGAGGTGAATGAAGAGATCCGTCAGGAAAAACTTCAGAAACTCTGGCGCAATTATGGAGCGCTTATTATTGGCGCAGCCATTTTGCTGGTTTTCGCCGCCAGTGGCTGGGCCTGGTATAACAAGCATATGGAAAACCGCGACAATGCGGCAGGAGATGCCATGCTGGCAGCGTTGCAATTGGCCGACAGGGGCGATGAAGCAGCGTTTGCCAAACTGACCGAACTGGAAAAGAGCGGTATCGGCGGCTATCCGGTTCTGGCAAAAATGCGTGCTGCCGCCCTTTTGGCAACCAAGGATGACAAAGCCGGCGCGGTAGCGGCTTATGACGCGATTGCCGGTGATAAAACCGCCTCACAGGGGATCAGGGATCTGGCAGCCATTCGGGCCGCTTATCTTCTGGTTGACAACGGTACATTGGCTGATGTCAGGGAACGGGTGGAAGCACTGGCAACAGATGTTAACCCCATGCGCAATCTTGCCCGTGAAGCTTTAGGACTGGCCGCGTGGAAAGCGGGAGCGCTGGATGAGGCAACCGGCTATTTCACCAAAAATCGCGATGACCAGCAGCCGCTTGCGGCGAATTTGCGGGAGCGGGCGCAGATGATGCTGGATCTTATCAGTGTACAGCGTGGCGGGGCACAGAAATAA
- the nhaA gene encoding Na(+)/H(+) antiporter NhaA (bhsal13510) yields MPRTKPRRPTSGHVITRQVMTIVERIIHIEAMSGVVLLMAAAAALLWANSSWYESYEALWHLPVSFSLGRFGFSQDLHFIVNDVLMTVFFLVAGMEIRREIHDGALSDLRQAVLPIIAAIGGVCAPALIYIAFNLDPARHHGWAIPSATDIAFAVGILALLGKSIPANVRIVLLSLAIIDDIIAVLIIALFYSEGIDPSGLLIAGGGILLVLAMRWLGFASAWTYCLPAAVLWLGLFKTGVHPSLAGVVLGLLTPVLPARAYTPPLERITRAVQKIRKRPVREDAASHEVAQALREIHKSQRDMMPPVTRVQMTLHPWVAFVIMPVFAFANAGVRFGDVDLAAGGSMFVMLGVALGLIAGKPLGVMVAGFLAVRLGFCRLPPQVSWAGMMLVGLLAGIGFTMAIFVAMLAFDNAAALSAAKIGVLVGSAVSGLLGLGYGLLYVRWLKPVRK; encoded by the coding sequence ATGCCCCGCACAAAACCGCGCCGTCCAACCTCTGGTCATGTCATCACCCGGCAGGTTATGACGATTGTCGAACGGATTATTCATATTGAAGCGATGAGCGGTGTTGTGCTGCTGATGGCGGCAGCGGCTGCGCTGCTATGGGCAAATTCTTCCTGGTATGAAAGCTATGAAGCGCTGTGGCATCTGCCCGTGTCCTTTTCACTGGGCAGGTTTGGCTTTTCACAGGACTTGCATTTTATTGTCAATGATGTGCTGATGACGGTGTTTTTTCTGGTTGCGGGAATGGAAATCCGCCGTGAAATCCATGATGGCGCCCTGTCTGATCTGCGGCAGGCTGTTTTGCCGATTATTGCCGCTATTGGCGGGGTTTGCGCACCGGCGCTGATTTATATCGCCTTCAACCTTGATCCGGCCCGTCACCATGGCTGGGCTATCCCTTCGGCAACCGATATCGCTTTTGCGGTTGGTATTCTGGCGCTGCTTGGAAAATCCATTCCGGCCAATGTGCGTATTGTACTTTTGTCACTGGCCATTATTGACGATATTATCGCGGTGCTGATTATTGCGCTGTTTTATTCAGAAGGGATTGACCCTTCCGGCCTGTTGATTGCCGGTGGCGGTATTCTTCTGGTGCTGGCGATGCGCTGGCTTGGCTTTGCTTCTGCCTGGACTTATTGTCTGCCGGCGGCGGTTTTGTGGCTGGGGTTGTTCAAAACCGGTGTGCATCCCTCGCTTGCCGGGGTGGTGCTGGGACTGCTGACACCGGTTTTGCCGGCGCGCGCCTATACCCCGCCGCTTGAGCGTATCACGCGGGCGGTGCAGAAAATTCGGAAGCGTCCGGTGCGTGAAGACGCAGCTTCACATGAGGTTGCGCAGGCGCTGCGCGAAATTCATAAAAGCCAGCGCGATATGATGCCGCCGGTAACGCGGGTGCAGATGACGCTGCATCCCTGGGTGGCTTTCGTCATCATGCCGGTTTTTGCGTTTGCCAATGCCGGCGTGCGCTTTGGCGATGTTGACCTTGCCGCAGGCGGCAGTATGTTTGTCATGCTTGGTGTAGCGCTGGGGCTGATTGCCGGTAAACCGCTTGGGGTGATGGTTGCCGGTTTTCTGGCGGTGCGGCTTGGTTTTTGCCGGTTGCCGCCGCAGGTTTCATGGGCGGGTATGATGCTGGTCGGCCTGCTTGCCGGTATTGGCTTTACCATGGCGATTTTTGTCGCCATGCTGGCTTTTGATAACGCGGCTGCTTTGTCGGCGGCAAAAATCGGTGTTCTGGTTGGCTCTGCCGTGTCCGGTCTTCTGGGGCTGGGCTACGGATTGCTGTATGTGCGCTGGCTGAAACCGGTCAGGAAATAA
- a CDS encoding Hypothetical protein (bhsal13520), whose translation MAKSGSWLGRFIKRVALYTLSLCVILVILAGGVFYFFRPSLTSYAASQVKKYGIETGTLDISPFGSAEVTKLRLPLGDDGELTAQSGSVRPPVPGFSGKASLYNVVVTKKGLRVTMPELYVDGLTLADKDPSISSRSLQMLMRVGVASVTIPGMQLMLGGEKNAVADVRDIRLSDLSGGRIRLLSAARIEAGLQSGAGGAGKSKLQRIEVQSGGFSSRDIDLAGAYGIMSGKPAPLAGKSILGVLTAKAIRLDATLAALGEQEDGQPGKAQNFRVTLDSFEVRPDLWQKKLPQSIRMATRGFYLDTTELDPQIAEFLREAGYDTVEMSALFDVAYDETAKKLNIRDISFSGKRMGAFSLKMTMDNVGKDVFDSNSRAAARALMDTRLLHMTMVLRNDGLIDRTFSLQKMADKAELQEDLEILVEQAAEVFFGGHKDYPAIKQAMLDFVRATGSARLTVDLAPRKRQGVSLAEIMGEDPVTGAMVSSEDMELAKMLDSLFDIRMSNGK comes from the coding sequence ATGGCGAAATCTGGCAGCTGGCTGGGACGGTTTATCAAGCGTGTGGCGCTTTATACACTGAGTTTATGTGTCATTCTGGTCATTCTTGCCGGTGGCGTATTTTATTTCTTCAGGCCGTCACTGACCAGTTACGCCGCCAGCCAGGTTAAAAAATACGGGATAGAAACCGGTACACTTGATATCAGTCCGTTCGGCAGTGCCGAGGTTACAAAACTGCGGCTGCCTTTGGGGGATGACGGGGAACTGACAGCGCAGAGCGGCTCGGTGCGCCCGCCCGTTCCCGGGTTTTCCGGCAAGGCCAGCCTTTATAATGTTGTCGTGACGAAAAAAGGCCTGCGTGTTACCATGCCGGAACTTTATGTTGATGGTCTGACACTGGCTGACAAGGACCCGTCCATCTCTTCGCGCAGTTTGCAGATGCTGATGCGGGTTGGTGTTGCTTCTGTCACCATACCCGGAATGCAGCTCATGCTCGGCGGTGAAAAAAACGCTGTGGCTGATGTCAGGGATATTCGCCTGTCTGACTTGTCCGGAGGCAGAATCCGGTTGCTTTCCGCCGCCAGAATAGAGGCGGGTTTGCAAAGTGGCGCCGGGGGGGCGGGCAAATCAAAACTGCAGCGGATTGAGGTGCAAAGCGGCGGGTTTTCAAGCCGTGATATCGATCTTGCCGGAGCTTACGGGATTATGTCCGGCAAACCCGCGCCGCTGGCAGGCAAAAGCATTCTGGGGGTATTGACCGCCAAGGCCATTCGCCTTGATGCGACACTGGCCGCGCTGGGCGAGCAGGAAGACGGACAGCCGGGAAAAGCGCAGAATTTCAGGGTGACACTTGATTCGTTCGAAGTGAGGCCTGACCTGTGGCAGAAAAAACTGCCGCAGTCGATCAGAATGGCGACCAGAGGATTTTATCTTGATACAACAGAGCTTGATCCGCAAATTGCTGAATTCTTGCGTGAGGCAGGCTATGATACCGTCGAGATGTCGGCACTGTTTGATGTTGCCTATGATGAAACAGCAAAAAAGCTCAATATCCGTGACATATCTTTCAGCGGTAAACGGATGGGGGCATTTTCCCTGAAAATGACAATGGATAATGTCGGCAAGGATGTGTTTGACAGCAACAGCCGTGCGGCAGCCAGAGCGCTTATGGATACGAGACTGCTGCACATGACTATGGTTCTGCGCAATGACGGATTGATTGACCGGACCTTCAGCCTGCAGAAGATGGCGGACAAGGCCGAATTACAGGAAGATCTGGAAATTCTCGTTGAACAGGCGGCAGAGGTCTTTTTCGGCGGGCACAAGGATTATCCGGCGATAAAACAGGCGATGCTTGATTTTGTCCGCGCCACCGGCTCAGCGCGGCTGACGGTTGATCTGGCGCCAAGAAAGCGGCAGGGGGTAAGCCTGGCGGAAATCATGGGCGAGGATCCGGTGACAGGAGCGATGGTTTCTTCTGAAGATATGGAACTTGCCAAAATGCTGGACAGCCTGTTTGATATCCGTATGAGCAATGGCAAGTAG
- a CDS encoding CitM transporter Na+/sulfate symporter family protein (bhsal13530), producing MTYEQILAFSVLIIMMAVLILDRFRYDLVAVCTLLVSVMLGLVSPADAFSGFSNDIVIIVGSALLVSAGVARSGIMETLIQRLWPHTRSIRLQLAFLVITVTLLSAFVKNIGALAIMLPVAFQFARRSKTSPSVFLMPMAFGALLGGLMTQIGTSPNVVVSQMREKLVGQPFSMFDYTPVGAAVALVGVIYLVLFYRLVPLRNRGSTSRTELMEQRAYITEASIPAGSAITGKTIADLMRPAARRAMALKIIRNKKGLSPLPDTVIAEHDVVVLEGSPKALDAVINTARLDVSTGRTISNGTGEKTSPLDTVEAVITDHSPLIGITARQLALFDRYDANLLAVSRQSERLRQRLGDIAFRLGDIIVLQGRENVMPDLLSTLRCLPLERRRIMLGDLRRALLPLFILIAAILATVFHIAPVAIAFFAAATAMAVFHVIPGREIYQALGGQILVMLAALIPISEALEKTGCTVLIANWLGQSTAMLPPFGTLTLMLVAAMLVTPFLNNAATVMVMAPIASSFAAALHYKPEAFLMAVAIGAGCDFLTPIGHQCNMLVMGPGGYHFSDYPRLGLPLAVLIVLVSVPVLMVVWPLT from the coding sequence ATGACTTATGAGCAGATACTGGCGTTTTCTGTCCTTATCATCATGATGGCAGTGCTGATTCTTGATCGTTTCCGCTATGACCTTGTCGCTGTCTGCACCCTGCTTGTCTCTGTCATGCTGGGGCTTGTCAGCCCGGCAGACGCCTTTTCCGGCTTCAGCAATGATATTGTCATTATTGTCGGCAGTGCGCTGCTGGTCAGCGCCGGCGTGGCGCGCTCCGGCATCATGGAAACGCTTATCCAGCGGCTGTGGCCGCACACCAGATCCATCCGGCTGCAACTGGCGTTTCTGGTTATCACCGTCACACTGCTTTCCGCCTTTGTCAAAAATATCGGCGCCCTCGCCATTATGCTGCCGGTCGCCTTTCAGTTTGCCCGCCGCTCCAAAACCTCGCCCTCCGTGTTTCTCATGCCGATGGCTTTTGGCGCGCTGCTGGGCGGGTTGATGACGCAGATCGGCACCTCGCCCAATGTTGTGGTTTCACAAATGCGCGAAAAGCTGGTGGGGCAGCCGTTTTCCATGTTCGACTATACCCCTGTCGGCGCGGCAGTAGCGCTGGTCGGCGTCATCTATCTTGTCCTCTTCTACCGGCTGGTGCCGCTCCGCAACCGCGGCAGCACCTCACGCACAGAACTGATGGAACAGCGCGCCTATATCACGGAAGCTTCCATTCCCGCCGGTTCCGCCATCACCGGAAAAACAATCGCCGATCTGATGCGTCCGGCGGCCAGACGCGCCATGGCGCTCAAAATCATCCGCAACAAAAAAGGCCTCTCGCCCCTGCCTGATACCGTCATTGCGGAACATGATGTGGTGGTGCTTGAAGGCTCGCCCAAAGCACTTGACGCCGTTATCAACACCGCACGCCTTGATGTTTCCACCGGCAGAACCATCAGCAACGGCACCGGTGAAAAAACCTCGCCGCTTGATACAGTTGAAGCCGTCATCACCGACCACTCGCCGCTCATCGGCATTACCGCCCGCCAGCTGGCGCTGTTTGACCGCTATGACGCCAACCTTCTGGCCGTCAGCCGCCAGTCGGAACGGCTGCGCCAGCGGCTGGGTGACATTGCCTTCCGCCTTGGTGATATTATTGTTCTGCAGGGGCGTGAAAACGTCATGCCCGACCTGCTCAGCACCCTGCGCTGCCTGCCGCTGGAGCGGCGGCGTATCATGCTGGGCGACCTGCGCCGCGCCCTGTTGCCGCTGTTCATCCTTATCGCTGCTATTTTGGCGACGGTTTTCCATATTGCGCCGGTGGCCATCGCCTTTTTTGCCGCCGCCACCGCCATGGCGGTCTTTCATGTCATCCCCGGGCGGGAAATCTATCAGGCGCTGGGCGGGCAGATTCTGGTGATGCTCGCCGCCCTTATTCCCATCAGTGAGGCGCTGGAAAAAACCGGCTGCACCGTTCTGATCGCCAACTGGCTTGGCCAGTCAACAGCCATGCTGCCGCCTTTTGGCACGCTGACACTGATGCTCGTTGCCGCCATGCTGGTGACACCGTTTCTCAACAATGCGGCGACTGTCATGGTCATGGCGCCGATTGCCTCAAGCTTTGCCGCCGCGCTTCATTACAAGCCGGAAGCCTTTCTGATGGCGGTGGCCATTGGTGCGGGCTGCGATTTTCTCACTCCCATAGGGCATCAATGCAATATGCTGGTTATGGGGCCGGGGGGATATCACTTCAGCGATTATCCACGCCTCGGCCTGCCGCTGGCGGTTCTCATCGTCCTTGTTTCTGTTCCGGTTCTCATGGTGGTATGGCCTTTGACATGA
- a CDS encoding Fusaric acid resistance like protein (bhsal13540) has protein sequence MINLYYFKNRLKLALLQLKENWQDALLSGIAAGIAWFVSQDLLGHPHPFFAAVTALICLAPGLPNHGRQAIYVLIGVITGVLVGEATLLLPPMPTEIRIALVSCIGMLIASAYANIPVIIVQAGVSAVMVFSMGAEVAGFTRLADVMVGTVIGLLFSQLLFTPDPLKILKSSIELLFREVANNYTLAADALENRNMAAALRALKSCARTHAALIALIGNIDVVRDNTRWTLRGRMASREATSLAVRYDQAGIRIYASTLLFCEALSDNMRKKREEVPDWLLPAIRLAAKNSIYLAGRTKRGEGAFIKPDRSMREETPPAWRDCAKSLELAENTLAHFYKSKTRKLRLLTHRLKYPDN, from the coding sequence ATGATTAATCTGTATTATTTTAAAAACCGCCTTAAACTGGCGCTGCTGCAACTGAAAGAAAACTGGCAGGACGCCCTGCTGTCAGGAATCGCGGCAGGAATCGCCTGGTTTGTCTCGCAGGATCTGCTTGGTCACCCGCATCCATTCTTTGCCGCGGTGACGGCGCTTATCTGTCTTGCACCGGGGTTGCCCAACCATGGACGGCAGGCGATTTATGTGCTCATCGGCGTGATCACCGGTGTTCTGGTGGGCGAGGCGACACTGCTTCTGCCGCCCATGCCGACAGAGATACGCATCGCGCTTGTCAGTTGTATCGGCATGCTGATTGCCTCGGCTTATGCCAATATTCCTGTTATTATCGTGCAGGCCGGTGTTTCGGCGGTCATGGTTTTTTCCATGGGGGCGGAAGTTGCCGGTTTCACCCGGCTGGCGGACGTCATGGTCGGCACTGTCATCGGCCTGCTGTTCAGCCAGTTGCTGTTTACCCCCGATCCGCTGAAAATTCTCAAATCATCGATTGAACTGCTGTTTCGCGAAGTTGCCAATAATTATACCCTTGCCGCCGACGCGCTGGAAAACCGCAACATGGCCGCCGCCCTGCGCGCGTTGAAAAGCTGCGCGCGCACCCATGCCGCGCTCATTGCGCTGATCGGCAATATTGACGTGGTGCGTGACAACACCCGCTGGACATTGCGCGGGCGCATGGCTTCGCGCGAGGCAACATCCCTCGCCGTCCGCTATGATCAGGCGGGCATCCGCATTTACGCCTCAACCCTGCTGTTTTGCGAAGCGCTCAGCGACAATATGCGCAAAAAGCGCGAAGAAGTGCCCGACTGGCTTTTACCGGCCATCCGGCTGGCGGCAAAAAACAGCATTTACCTGGCGGGGCGCACCAAAAGAGGAGAAGGTGCCTTTATCAAACCTGACCGTTCCATGCGTGAAGAGACACCACCCGCCTGGCGCGACTGCGCCAAAAGCCTTGAGCTGGCTGAAAACACACTGGCGCATTTTTATAAAAGTAAAACACGCAAACTCCGCCTGTTGACCCATCGCCTGAAATACCCTGACAACTAG
- a CDS encoding TonB family domain-containing protein (bhsal13550), producing MAKHMTNTGKQQKTIRWHWTVASCTVFCLYAGLGFALYNFYPEQEAPAGEPPALMLDFAEEITAPAIENPADIIRQAMVEKSEQQEEQVEETSPSDMREEEKPVEKKPEKPKPAQDKKRKHRRQDISQNDRRAQTASGAQIAAPRGDAYRAPRDSRTDGDNGRAVASWKNRVVHRIRSRVATMRGYSGSPVTVRVQFRFDRQGKITSADINASSGNARVDAHALREVRRISRIPAPPEGAEPVLTVPIKVEG from the coding sequence ATGGCAAAACACATGACAAATACCGGGAAACAGCAAAAAACGATAAGGTGGCATTGGACGGTTGCCTCATGCACGGTGTTTTGTCTTTATGCTGGCCTTGGATTTGCCCTTTACAATTTTTATCCCGAACAGGAAGCCCCGGCGGGAGAGCCGCCGGCGCTGATGCTGGACTTTGCCGAAGAGATAACGGCGCCTGCCATTGAAAACCCCGCGGATATTATCCGGCAGGCAATGGTTGAAAAAAGTGAACAGCAAGAAGAGCAGGTAGAGGAAACATCGCCATCCGATATGCGGGAAGAGGAAAAGCCGGTTGAGAAAAAGCCGGAAAAGCCGAAACCGGCACAGGATAAAAAGCGTAAACACCGCCGGCAGGATATTTCACAGAATGACAGGCGCGCACAGACGGCAAGCGGGGCGCAGATTGCCGCGCCGCGCGGCGATGCCTACCGTGCCCCGCGTGACAGCCGGACGGATGGTGATAATGGCCGTGCGGTCGCGTCATGGAAGAACAGGGTTGTGCACAGAATCCGCAGCCGTGTTGCCACCATGCGCGGTTATTCCGGTTCGCCGGTGACTGTCCGGGTGCAGTTCCGTTTTGACCGGCAGGGCAAGATCACCTCGGCTGATATCAATGCCTCTTCCGGCAATGCGCGGGTGGACGCCCATGCCCTGCGTGAGGTCAGGAGGATTTCACGTATTCCGGCCCCGCCGGAGGGGGCGGAACCGGTTCTCACCGTCCCCATAAAAGTTGAAGGCTGA
- a CDS encoding Hypothetical protein (bhsal13560) yields the protein MKKRLKTLVKKPVKPVANDSTDHSVIGHGRNVNDGRSMKVAEQIVDGGNMEDRDDPLANEESPVLVQNIADTNLSVEKKRRR from the coding sequence ATGAAAAAACGACTGAAAACCCTTGTGAAGAAACCGGTAAAACCTGTTGCCAATGACAGCACCGACCACAGCGTTATCGGCCACGGCCGCAACGTCAATGACGGACGCAGCATGAAAGTGGCGGAACAGATTGTTGACGGCGGCAATATGGAAGACCGTGACGACCCGCTGGCCAATGAAGAAAGCCCTGTGCTTGTCCAGAACATCGCCGACACAAACCTCAGTGTTGAGAAAAAACGCCGCCGGTAA